From the Drechmeria coniospora strain ARSEF 6962 chromosome 02, whole genome shotgun sequence genome, the window CTATGTACATGAATATGTCGCTCTACGTCCTGCGAAGGCAAAGATTGAGGGTGAAAAAAGGGAAATGGAAGAAAGGGGAAGGGCAATAGGGGAATAAGGGGAAAAAGAAAGAAGATAGGGAGAAGGAGAAAAAGGAAATATCGGGAGAAGCAAGGCCCGCATCTGTCGCTAGCAGGTGGCACCCGTGGTCAGTATGCGCTTCGCCTGCTGGGCGTAGGTGCAGCCGTTGTTGACGTTGGCATCCGAAAAGGCGGCCGCCCACATCATGACGCCGCCAAAGGCAGCGTCGGACTTGTGCTGGTTGACGAGCGTCGCGAGCCGCGAGGGATCGAGGTAGTACTTGGCGCCCGAATCGGTGCCGGTCGCGCCGAGGGGTGCGGCGGGCACGCCGATGAAGATCTtggcgccggccgagggcgtgccggcgaggtggccCTTCCAGCCGTCCCAGttgatggtgccgtcgacggagcagCTCGGGTTGTTGTAGAACTGGACGAAGAGGTAGTCGAACTGGGCGCCGCCGATCATGCCGCTCATGTTGGGCTCCGGCAGCGGGCACTGGGGCGCGCCCGTGATGTAGTAGGTGCTGCTCGGGTCCGACGCGAAGTTGGCCCGCAGCTTGGCGATGAGGTAGGGGTAGAAgctgttgccgttgttgCTCTCAATGTCAAAGTCCCAGCCGTCGACAAAGGTCTGGCCAAAGGGTCGACCGGCGGCCCCGTaggtgccgttgccgccgccgccgccgccgccgccgctctttCCGTAGCTGTCCCAGAGGCTCTggccgatggcctcggcctcctgctgGGAGCCGAGCCCGtaggtgccgacggcgccgccgagggagaggaggaccTTGACGCCGCGCGACTTGCAGAcgtcgatggccttggcgagctcATCGCagccctggccctggccgtTGCTGATGGTGCAGGACTGACCGATGGTGCCGCCGGGGGCGAGGACGCCGTTGCCATACTGGTAGAGGAAGGATAGGATGACGATGTCGACACCCGACGAGTCGGTGCAGTAGGAGCTG encodes:
- a CDS encoding class III chitinase ChiA2 yields the protein MRFLATSLVLVGLVAVPALSAPRSRRRSASSSASASVPASAAVGVAASPQPTVTVTVTVTAPAPAAASPSSSSSGAAAAAGSSPSSSSSSPSSPATYGNGSFKNTTTSTRGQNVLYWGQNGGGARENNDLSSYCTDSSGVDIVILSFLYQYGNGVLAPGGTIGQSCTISNGQGQGCDELAKAIDVCKSRGVKVLLSLGGAVGTYGLGSQQEAEAIGQSLWDSYGKSGGGGGGGGNGTYGAAGRPFGQTFVDGWDFDIESNNGNSFYPYLIAKLRANFASDPSSTYYITGAPQCPLPEPNMSGMIGGAQFDYLFVQFYNNPSCSVDGTINWDGWKGHLAGTPSAGAKIFIGVPAAPLGATGTDSGAKYYLDPSRLATLVNQHKSDAAFGGVMMWAAAFSDANVNNGCTYAQQAKRILTTGATC